In a genomic window of Candidatus Microthrix parvicella Bio17-1:
- a CDS encoding 4Fe-4S dicluster domain-containing protein gives MSALISDQMFVIDQSRCIGCESCVQACEECGTHRGQSLIHLEYLDRGANTQTAPMVCMHCEDPTCAEVCPADAIKQNEDGVVQSALKPRCIGCSNCVVACPFGVPKYFALPDQMMKCDMCYDRTSVGKAPMCASVCPSEALWFGTPAEFEQTRTGELLFEFQFGRQLVPTKVATVVHDTGPGPIDVMGGQPTAGWQDDPFGLEES, from the coding sequence ATGAGCGCATTGATCTCCGACCAGATGTTCGTCATCGACCAGAGCCGTTGCATCGGTTGTGAGTCGTGCGTGCAGGCGTGCGAGGAGTGCGGTACCCACCGGGGGCAGTCGCTGATCCACCTCGAATATCTCGACCGCGGCGCCAACACCCAGACCGCCCCGATGGTGTGCATGCACTGTGAGGACCCCACCTGTGCAGAGGTGTGCCCGGCCGACGCAATCAAACAGAACGAGGACGGCGTGGTGCAGTCGGCGTTGAAGCCGCGCTGCATCGGTTGTTCCAACTGTGTGGTCGCGTGCCCGTTCGGGGTGCCGAAGTACTTCGCCTTGCCCGATCAGATGATGAAGTGCGACATGTGTTACGACCGCACCTCGGTGGGCAAGGCGCCGATGTGTGCGTCGGTGTGCCCCAGCGAGGCCCTCTGGTTCGGCACCCCGGCCGAGTTCGAGCAGACCCGCACCGGCGAACTGCTCTTCGAGTTCCAGTTCGGCCGCCAGTTGGTGCCCACCAAGGTGGCAACCGTGGTGCACGACACCGGCCCCGGCCCCATCGACGTGATGGGTGGCCAGCCCACCGCCGGGTGGCAGGACGACCCGTTTGGATTGGAGGAGTCGTGA
- a CDS encoding flavin monoamine oxidase family protein, with amino-acid sequence MAVDSDQVIIVGAGLAGLSAARRLVDRGVDVTVLEARDRVGGRTEGGETADGTPIELGGQWVGPTQDRMYELIAELGLETFPTHNRGQTVVQLGGKRVSMSSKRGATPKLNPFVLADLGQGMARFNKAAKTVSLTEPWNTRNAKVLDGQTFETWIRRHLHTPTGREYFRVACEAVFSTESADLSALHALFYANSGTDLDTLLATDRGAQQDRIVGGSVRIAETMADQLGERVRLTTPVRRVEHDHEGVRVGTSSGEVIEGSRVIVTLPPTLAGRLDYAPALPSWRDQLTQRLPAGSVVKLYCVYPEPFWRNDGLNGQVASDEGPVKVVFDNTPPSGTPGILVGFMEANDGRRWVRRPLAERRQAAVDCFVRYFGPKAADPVEYIERDWMAEEFSRGCYGAHFTPGVWTAFGHALRKPVGRIHWAGAECSPVWNGYMEGAVRSGESTASEIVRLL; translated from the coding sequence ATGGCAGTTGACAGCGACCAGGTGATCATCGTCGGGGCGGGATTGGCGGGGCTGAGCGCTGCCCGGCGGCTGGTCGATCGAGGCGTCGACGTCACGGTGCTTGAGGCCCGTGACCGGGTCGGTGGCCGCACCGAGGGTGGCGAGACCGCCGACGGCACGCCCATCGAACTTGGCGGTCAATGGGTGGGTCCCACCCAGGATCGCATGTACGAGCTGATCGCCGAGCTGGGCCTGGAGACGTTCCCCACCCACAACCGGGGTCAGACGGTGGTGCAGCTCGGCGGCAAACGGGTGTCCATGTCGTCCAAGCGGGGCGCCACACCCAAGCTCAACCCGTTTGTGCTGGCGGACCTTGGCCAGGGCATGGCCCGGTTCAACAAGGCGGCCAAGACGGTGTCGCTCACCGAGCCGTGGAACACCAGGAACGCCAAGGTGCTCGATGGCCAGACGTTCGAGACGTGGATCCGTCGTCACCTGCATACCCCGACCGGCCGGGAGTATTTTCGGGTGGCGTGCGAGGCGGTGTTCTCCACCGAGTCGGCCGACCTGTCGGCGTTGCATGCGCTGTTCTACGCCAACTCGGGCACCGACCTCGACACCCTGCTGGCCACCGATCGAGGTGCTCAGCAGGATCGCATCGTTGGCGGCTCGGTGCGCATCGCCGAGACGATGGCCGACCAGTTGGGTGAGCGGGTGAGGCTCACCACCCCGGTGCGACGCGTCGAGCACGACCACGAGGGTGTCCGGGTGGGCACCAGCAGTGGCGAGGTGATCGAGGGGAGCCGGGTGATCGTCACGTTGCCCCCGACGCTTGCGGGCCGACTCGACTATGCGCCCGCCCTTCCGTCGTGGCGGGACCAGCTCACTCAACGGCTGCCGGCCGGGTCGGTGGTGAAGCTGTACTGCGTCTATCCCGAGCCGTTCTGGCGCAACGATGGCCTCAACGGGCAGGTCGCCTCCGACGAGGGGCCCGTGAAGGTGGTCTTCGACAACACCCCACCATCGGGCACGCCGGGCATCTTGGTTGGCTTCATGGAGGCCAACGACGGGCGCAGGTGGGTGCGTCGCCCGTTGGCCGAGCGGCGCCAGGCCGCCGTCGACTGTTTCGTGCGCTATTTCGGGCCCAAGGCCGCCGACCCGGTCGAGTACATCGAGCGCGACTGGATGGCCGAGGAGTTCAGCCGCGGTTGCTACGGGGCCCACTTCACGCCGGGCGTCTGGACCGCCTTCGGTCACGCACTTCGTAAGCCGGTCGGTCGCATCCACTGGGCGGGCGCCGAGTGTTCGCCGGTGTGGAACGGCTACATGGAGGGCGCCGTCCGCTCGGGCGAGTCAACGGCCTCCGAGATCGTACGCCTGCTGTAG
- a CDS encoding HPP family protein, which produces MSRAKRPNTPSPNETATKSPRSGPIGGDISAIVEGFGTRFRIPVLVSRHSQTSVMGLFALVNGVLSIALMSMAAVATGQAFIFPSLGPTAFLLFYTPTLPAACPRNTIFGHAIGVAAGYLALVIFGLTEAAPALATEVTWPRVGAAAVSLGLTSGFMVWLKVPHPPAGATTLIVSLGILKTPAQLTVLMIAVVLMVVQGMVINRLAGIDYPTWAPKLS; this is translated from the coding sequence ATGAGTAGGGCCAAGAGGCCGAACACACCTTCTCCCAACGAGACGGCTACAAAGTCGCCGCGGTCCGGTCCGATCGGCGGCGACATCTCCGCCATCGTCGAGGGCTTCGGTACCCGCTTCCGTATCCCCGTCCTGGTCAGCCGCCACTCGCAGACCTCGGTGATGGGCCTGTTTGCGCTGGTCAACGGTGTGCTGTCGATCGCTCTGATGTCGATGGCCGCCGTCGCAACCGGCCAGGCATTCATCTTCCCGTCGTTGGGGCCGACCGCGTTCCTTCTCTTTTACACACCCACCCTGCCGGCAGCGTGCCCGCGCAACACGATCTTCGGCCACGCGATCGGCGTCGCCGCCGGGTACCTGGCGCTGGTGATCTTCGGACTGACCGAGGCCGCACCGGCCCTGGCCACCGAGGTCACCTGGCCACGGGTCGGTGCGGCGGCGGTGTCGCTCGGCCTCACCAGTGGGTTCATGGTGTGGCTCAAGGTGCCCCATCCCCCTGCCGGCGCCACGACGCTGATCGTGTCGCTCGGCATCCTGAAGACGCCCGCCCAGCTGACGGTGTTGATGATCGCCGTCGTGCTGATGGTGGTGCAGGGCATGGTGATCAACCGGCTCGCCGGTATCGACTACCCCACTTGGGCCCCCAAGCTGAGCTGA
- a CDS encoding ubiquinol-cytochrome c reductase iron-sulfur subunit yields the protein MSEESTDRPAKSGASAAGGQPGDPLWRDEFPLTSEGEDFVARRDFTRYLIAASGVFAAGAVGAGTWATMQRANSGKAMPIVEVGDIPEDGEYLFKYPGDDDPAILVRLPNGDLRAFTQKCTHLGCVVYYKPEEETLFCPCHHGFFDPNSGEPTAGPPDRPLAAIDVEVRGSTVWALGIDT from the coding sequence GTGAGCGAAGAATCGACCGACCGTCCTGCAAAGTCGGGTGCCAGCGCTGCGGGTGGCCAACCCGGCGACCCGTTGTGGCGCGACGAGTTTCCTCTGACCAGCGAAGGCGAGGACTTTGTCGCCAGACGCGACTTCACCCGGTACCTCATCGCCGCCTCCGGCGTGTTTGCCGCCGGTGCGGTCGGCGCCGGCACGTGGGCCACGATGCAGCGGGCCAACTCTGGAAAGGCGATGCCGATCGTCGAGGTGGGCGACATCCCCGAGGACGGCGAGTACCTGTTCAAATATCCCGGCGACGATGACCCGGCCATTTTGGTGCGCCTGCCCAACGGCGATCTGCGGGCGTTCACCCAGAAGTGCACCCACCTGGGCTGCGTCGTCTACTACAAGCCCGAAGAAGAGACGCTGTTCTGCCCGTGCCACCACGGCTTCTTCGACCCCAACTCCGGCGAGCCCACCGCCGGGCCGCCAGACCGCCCGCTGGCGGCAATTGACGTCGAGGTTCGGGGAAGCACCGTGTGGGCACTGGGGATCGACACATGA